In Vulpes lagopus strain Blue_001 chromosome 1, ASM1834538v1, whole genome shotgun sequence, a genomic segment contains:
- the HTR1E gene encoding 5-hydroxytryptamine receptor 1E yields the protein MNLTNCTTEANVAVRPKTITEKMLISVTLVIITTLTMLLNLAVIMAICTTKKLHQPANYLICSLAVTDLLVAVLVMPLSIMYIVMDSWKLGYFICEVWLSVDMTCCTCSILHLCVIALDRYWAITNAIEYARKRTTKRAGLMILTVWTISIFISMPPLFWRSHRQLSPPPSQCTIQHDHVIYTIYSTLGAFYIPLTLILILYYRIYHAAKSLYQKRGSSRHLSNRSTDSQNSFASCKLTQTFCVSDFSTSDPTTEFEKINTSIRIPSFDNDLDHPGERQQISSTRERKAARILGLILGAFILSWLPFFIKELIVGLSIYTVSSEVADFLTWLGYVNSLINPLLYTSFNEDFKLAFKRLIKCREHT from the coding sequence ATGAATCTCACTAACTGTACCACAGAAGCCAATGTGGCTGTGAGACCCAAGACCATCACTGAGAAGATGCTCATTTCCGTGACTCTGGTGATCATTACCACCCTGACCATGTTGCTGAACTTGGCCGTGATCATGGCCATCTGTACCACCAAGAAGCTCCACCAGCCTGCCAACTACCTGATCTGTTCCCTGGCTGTGACAGACCTCCTGGTGGCAGTGCTCGTCATGCCCCTGAGCATCATGTACATTGTCATGGACAGCTGGAAACTAGGGTACTTCATCTGCGAGGTGTGGCTGAGTGTGGACATGACCTGCTGCACCTGCTCCATCCTCCATCTCTGTGTGATTGCCCTAGACAGGTACTGGGCCATCACCAATGCTATTGAATACGCCAGGAAGAGGACCACCAAGAGAGCTGGGCTGATGATCCTCACCGTCTGGACCATTTCCATCTTCATCTCCATGCCCCCTCTGTTCTGGAGGAGCCACCGTCAACTCAGCCCACCACCCAGTCAGTGCACCATCCAGCATGACCATGTCATCTACACCATTTACTCCACACTTGGAGCCTTTTATATCCCGTTGACTTTGATACTTATTCTGTATTACCGGATTTACCATGCAGCCAAGAGCCTGTACCAGAAAAGAGGATCAAGCCGGCACTTAAGCAACAGAAGCACAGATAGCCAAAATTCGTTTGCGAGTTGTAAGCTTACACAGACTTTCTGTGTGTCTGATTTCTCCACCTCAGACCCTACTACAGAGTTTGAAAAGATCAACACCTCGATCAGGATCCCTTCCTTCGACAATGATCTAGATCACCCAGGAGAACGTCAGCAAATCTCTAGTACCAGGGAGCGCAAGGCAGCACGCATCCTAGGACTGATCTTGGGAGCATTCATTTTGTCATGGCTGCCATTTTTCATCAAGGAGCTGATTGTAGGTCTGAGCATCTACACAGTGTCCTCTGAAGTGGCTGATTTTCTGACGTGGCTTGGCTATGTTAATTCTCTGATCAACCCTCTGCTCTACACAAGCTTTAATGAAGACTTTAAGCTAGCTTTTAAAAGGCTAATTAAGTGCAGAGAACATACTTAG